The proteins below are encoded in one region of Aeromonas veronii:
- the fdhF gene encoding formate dehydrogenase subunit alpha, with protein sequence MKKVITVCPYCGTGCKINLLVDNDKVVGAEGAHGRTNEGQLCLKGYYGWDFLNDTNLLTPRLKSPMIRRERGGKLESVSWDEAIEFASSRLSAIKAKYGPDAIMTTGSARGPGNEANYVMQKFARAVIGTNNVDHCARVUHAPSVSGLETTVGNGAMSNAIPEIQETQCLLVFGYNAADSHPIVARHILKAKANGAKVIVCDPRMVETARIADQWLPLKNGSNMALVNAFGNVLIAENLYDKEFVANYTEGFETYKALVAKYTPEYVEGITGLKAADIRAAIRTYAASPASMILWGMGVTQYGQAVDVVKGLAGLALLTGNFGRRGTGCGPVRGQNNVQGTCDMGMLPHQFPGYQSVADPAISAKFAKAWGVESLSQKPGYRLTELGHKVEEGKCKAFYIFGEDPAQTEADLAQFRRTLGGMELVIVQDIFMTQTAEMADVILPATSWGEHEGVYSSADRGFQRFYKAVTPPDNVKPDWAIFSLMATAMGYPMEYRDTRQIWDEMRSLCPLYAGVSYDKMADLKSVQWPCPTEDHPGTSTLFEGNVFTTPSGKGQLIASEWRPPLEQPDENYPLVLSTVREVGHYSCRSMTGNCSALQTLADEPGYVQIHPSDAQKLGVKDQALVWISSRRGKVITRANYNERVNAGVVYMTYQWWIGACNELTIEHVDPVSYTPEYKYCAVKIERIDNQSEAENYVQTEYSALKAKLRSAAKG encoded by the coding sequence ATGAAAAAAGTCATTACCGTCTGCCCTTATTGCGGCACCGGTTGCAAGATCAACCTGCTGGTTGACAACGACAAGGTGGTGGGGGCCGAAGGCGCCCACGGCCGTACCAACGAGGGGCAGCTCTGCCTCAAGGGTTACTACGGTTGGGATTTTCTCAACGACACCAACCTGCTGACCCCGCGCCTCAAGAGCCCGATGATCCGCCGCGAGCGCGGTGGCAAGCTGGAGTCCGTCTCCTGGGACGAGGCCATCGAGTTTGCCAGCAGCCGCCTGTCGGCCATCAAGGCAAAATATGGCCCGGACGCCATCATGACCACCGGCTCCGCCCGCGGTCCTGGCAACGAAGCCAACTATGTCATGCAAAAATTTGCGCGTGCTGTCATCGGGACGAACAACGTCGACCACTGCGCGAGGGTGTGACACGCCCCCTCAGTCTCCGGTCTGGAGACAACGGTAGGCAATGGCGCCATGAGCAACGCCATTCCCGAAATTCAAGAGACCCAATGCCTGCTGGTGTTTGGTTACAATGCTGCTGACTCTCATCCCATCGTCGCGCGCCATATCCTGAAGGCAAAAGCCAACGGGGCGAAAGTGATCGTCTGCGATCCGCGCATGGTGGAAACCGCCCGCATCGCCGATCAATGGCTGCCGCTCAAAAACGGCTCCAACATGGCCCTGGTCAATGCCTTTGGCAACGTGCTGATCGCCGAGAACCTCTACGACAAGGAGTTCGTTGCCAACTACACCGAGGGCTTTGAGACCTACAAGGCGCTGGTGGCCAAGTACACCCCGGAATACGTGGAAGGGATCACCGGCCTCAAGGCCGCGGATATCCGTGCCGCCATCCGCACCTATGCGGCGTCCCCTGCCTCCATGATCCTGTGGGGCATGGGTGTGACCCAGTACGGTCAGGCGGTGGACGTAGTCAAGGGTCTCGCGGGGCTGGCGCTGCTGACCGGCAATTTCGGTCGGCGCGGTACCGGCTGCGGTCCGGTGCGCGGTCAGAACAACGTGCAGGGGACCTGCGACATGGGGATGCTGCCCCACCAGTTCCCGGGCTATCAGTCCGTGGCCGATCCCGCCATCAGTGCCAAGTTCGCCAAGGCCTGGGGGGTGGAATCCCTGTCCCAGAAACCGGGCTACCGTCTGACGGAGCTGGGTCACAAAGTGGAGGAGGGCAAGTGCAAGGCCTTCTACATCTTCGGGGAAGATCCGGCCCAGACGGAAGCCGATCTGGCCCAGTTCCGCCGTACCCTCGGGGGGATGGAACTGGTCATCGTGCAGGACATCTTCATGACCCAGACCGCCGAGATGGCGGATGTCATCTTGCCCGCCACCAGTTGGGGCGAGCATGAAGGGGTCTACAGCTCGGCGGATCGCGGCTTCCAGCGCTTCTACAAGGCGGTGACACCGCCCGACAACGTGAAGCCGGACTGGGCGATCTTCTCCCTGATGGCGACCGCCATGGGTTATCCCATGGAATATCGGGACACCCGCCAGATCTGGGACGAGATGCGCTCGCTCTGTCCGCTCTACGCCGGGGTCAGCTATGACAAGATGGCGGATCTCAAGAGCGTGCAGTGGCCTTGTCCGACCGAGGATCACCCGGGCACCAGCACCCTGTTCGAGGGCAATGTGTTCACCACCCCGAGCGGCAAGGGTCAGCTGATTGCCTCCGAGTGGCGCCCCCCTCTGGAGCAGCCCGATGAAAACTATCCGCTGGTGCTCTCCACCGTGCGAGAGGTGGGTCACTACTCCTGCCGCTCCATGACCGGCAACTGCTCGGCGCTGCAGACGCTCGCCGATGAGCCCGGCTATGTGCAGATCCACCCGAGCGATGCACAAAAACTGGGGGTGAAAGATCAGGCGCTGGTCTGGATCTCGTCCCGGCGCGGTAAGGTGATCACCCGGGCGAACTACAACGAGCGGGTCAACGCCGGGGTGGTCTACATGACCTACCAGTGGTGGATAGGGGCCTGCAACGAGCTCACCATCGAGCACGTGGACCCGGTCTCCTACACCCCGGAATACAAGTACTGCGCGGTGAAAATTGAGCGAATTGATAATCAGTCTGAGGCGGAGAATTATGTCCAGACCGAATACAGCGCGCTCAAGGCGAAATTGCGCAGCGCCGCCAAAGGGTAA
- a CDS encoding sigma 54-interacting transcriptional regulator — protein sequence MLNMNAIPLTEISPIWDDGFLSLSKTLLSAVTLDDFIIKLSHIDSCFGDVNRVNLILNLGGEEVLFCYMGEAGPQQLLCQKGDLHFSRKQAIVLSAASFVNHCAGLASTPVYDGLQSYCQLPITTARSHLGGIEFISAEEDAFPMEALAKLTQLAAIVAIALESVQDKERTLEQAHSLRLERDSCKILVDITNAVLQLVRIAELPRSLFTILQHHFAIGSLCLAEYNATSDSFKSYLVNQRESDKPGIINHSCFEKHCLQGALGHSEPFFVYREQGHGCDSGCRFSSQILPPDAHSSCILPLRYRGNLLGVLILSHPAADFFADLDISLLEQVAARTAIAMNNVQAQQEISNTNGAREKTLRVADTPEGDFANIIYQSAVMANVLEKVKLVAQSDCSVLILGETGTGKELIARAIHQQSLRHEQEMVKVNCAAIPTGLIESDLFGHEKGAFTGALSQRIGRFERAHKGTLFLDEVGDMPLDLQPKLLRVLQEHELERVGNSTPIPIDVRLVAATNCDLLSMVKTKRFRSDLYYRLNVFPIELPPLRERREDIPLLVNFFIKKIAKRMRRTITSIPADAMKMLVSLPWYGNIRELENIIERAVVMTRGHVLNLSPDELLPLKGFHKIETLVYDQPAGGLFDAPVRTAPPSEGEGEDEREQIIRTLKECNGIVAGERGAAQRLGMKRTTLLSKMKRLGISAKAPQILD from the coding sequence ATGCTGAACATGAATGCCATTCCGCTGACCGAGATCTCCCCCATCTGGGATGACGGTTTCCTCTCCCTCTCCAAGACCCTGCTCTCCGCCGTCACCCTGGACGACTTCATCATCAAGCTCAGCCACATCGACAGCTGCTTTGGCGACGTGAACCGGGTCAACCTCATTCTGAACCTCGGCGGGGAGGAGGTGCTCTTCTGCTACATGGGGGAGGCGGGGCCGCAGCAGTTGCTCTGCCAGAAGGGGGATCTGCACTTTTCCCGAAAGCAGGCCATCGTCCTGTCGGCGGCAAGCTTCGTGAATCACTGCGCCGGGCTTGCCAGCACCCCCGTCTATGACGGCCTGCAATCCTATTGCCAGCTGCCCATCACCACGGCTCGCAGTCATCTGGGGGGCATTGAGTTCATCAGTGCCGAGGAAGACGCCTTCCCCATGGAGGCCCTGGCCAAGCTGACCCAGCTTGCCGCCATCGTCGCCATTGCGCTGGAAAGCGTGCAGGACAAGGAGCGCACCTTGGAGCAGGCCCACTCCCTGCGCCTTGAACGCGACAGTTGCAAGATCCTGGTGGACATCACCAATGCGGTGCTCCAGCTGGTGCGCATCGCCGAGCTGCCCCGCAGCCTGTTCACCATCTTGCAGCATCATTTTGCCATCGGCAGCCTGTGTCTGGCGGAGTACAACGCCACCTCCGACAGTTTCAAGAGCTATCTGGTGAATCAGCGCGAGAGCGATAAGCCTGGCATCATCAATCACTCCTGTTTCGAGAAACACTGCCTGCAGGGGGCGCTCGGTCACAGCGAGCCTTTCTTTGTGTATCGTGAGCAGGGCCACGGCTGCGATTCGGGTTGCCGCTTCAGCTCCCAGATCCTGCCCCCCGATGCGCACAGCTCCTGCATCCTGCCCCTGCGCTATCGGGGCAACCTGCTGGGGGTCTTGATCCTCTCCCACCCGGCGGCGGATTTTTTCGCCGATCTCGACATCTCCCTGCTGGAGCAGGTGGCGGCCCGCACGGCGATTGCCATGAACAACGTGCAGGCGCAGCAGGAGATCTCCAACACCAACGGTGCCCGGGAGAAGACCTTGCGGGTGGCCGATACCCCGGAGGGGGATTTTGCCAACATCATCTACCAGAGCGCCGTCATGGCGAATGTGCTGGAGAAGGTGAAACTGGTGGCCCAGAGCGACTGCTCCGTGCTCATTCTGGGGGAAACGGGCACCGGCAAGGAGCTGATCGCCCGGGCCATCCATCAGCAGAGCCTGCGCCATGAGCAGGAGATGGTGAAGGTGAACTGTGCCGCCATCCCCACCGGTCTTATCGAGAGCGATTTGTTCGGCCACGAGAAGGGGGCCTTCACCGGCGCCCTCAGTCAGCGCATCGGCCGCTTCGAGCGGGCCCACAAGGGCACCCTGTTCCTGGATGAAGTGGGGGACATGCCGCTCGACTTGCAGCCCAAGCTCTTGCGGGTCTTGCAGGAGCATGAACTGGAGCGGGTGGGCAACAGCACCCCCATTCCCATCGATGTGCGGCTGGTGGCGGCCACCAACTGCGATCTGCTCTCCATGGTCAAGACCAAGCGCTTTAGAAGCGATCTCTACTACCGCCTCAACGTCTTCCCCATCGAGCTGCCGCCCCTGCGCGAGCGTCGCGAGGACATCCCGCTGCTGGTCAACTTCTTCATCAAGAAGATTGCCAAGCGGATGCGCCGCACCATCACGTCCATCCCGGCCGATGCCATGAAGATGCTGGTGTCGCTCCCCTGGTACGGCAATATCCGCGAGCTCGAGAACATCATCGAGCGGGCCGTGGTGATGACCCGTGGCCACGTGCTGAACCTCTCTCCGGACGAGCTGTTGCCCCTCAAGGGCTTTCACAAGATAGAGACCCTGGTCTATGACCAACCGGCCGGCGGGCTCTTCGATGCACCGGTGCGCACCGCACCTCCTTCGGAGGGGGAGGGCGAGGACGAGCGTGAACAGATCATCCGGACGCTGAAGGAGTGCAACGGCATCGTCGCCGGGGAGCGGGGCGCCGCCCAGCGCCTCGGCATGAAACGCACCACCCTGCTGTCGAAGATGAAACGGCTCGGTATCTCGGCGAAAGCCCCCCAGATCCTCGATTGA
- the fdhD gene encoding formate dehydrogenase accessory sulfurtransferase FdhD, whose amino-acid sequence MHPLSRQREVVHYHRDGVTTDSAMLLPAETPVALVYNGIAHSVMMCSASDLEDFAIGFSLTEGIIDGLHDIHDMEQVDGCQGIELHITLANRCVHRLKEKKRTLAGRTGCGICGSESLDQVVRTLPPLPDSQRLAVDQIDKVLTALRPLQQLGQSTGATHAAVHLDLAGNILAIREDVGRHIALDKLVGYLCRHGRRDGAILVTSRASFEMVQKCASAGVEILLAISAATELAVRQAEQTGLTLAGFCRPGRAEIYCGRQRILLE is encoded by the coding sequence ATGCACCCCTTGAGCCGTCAGCGCGAGGTGGTGCACTACCACCGTGATGGCGTTACCACTGACAGCGCCATGCTGCTGCCTGCCGAGACCCCGGTGGCGCTGGTCTACAACGGCATCGCCCACAGCGTGATGATGTGCAGTGCCTCGGATCTGGAGGATTTCGCCATCGGCTTCTCCTTGACGGAGGGGATCATCGACGGCCTGCACGACATTCACGACATGGAGCAGGTCGATGGCTGCCAGGGCATCGAACTGCACATCACCCTGGCCAATCGCTGCGTTCACCGCCTGAAAGAGAAGAAACGTACCCTGGCGGGGCGTACCGGTTGCGGCATCTGTGGCAGCGAGAGCCTGGATCAGGTGGTGCGCACGCTCCCCCCGCTGCCAGACAGCCAGCGCCTCGCCGTCGATCAGATAGACAAGGTGCTGACGGCCCTGCGTCCCTTGCAGCAACTTGGGCAGAGCACGGGGGCCACCCACGCCGCCGTGCACCTGGACCTGGCCGGCAACATCCTCGCCATCCGTGAAGACGTGGGCCGCCACATCGCGCTGGACAAGCTGGTGGGATACCTGTGCCGCCATGGTCGCCGCGATGGGGCCATCCTGGTGACCAGCCGTGCCAGCTTCGAGATGGTACAAAAGTGTGCCAGCGCCGGGGTCGAGATCCTGCTCGCCATCTCGGCCGCCACCGAGCTCGCGGTGAGACAGGCCGAGCAGACCGGCCTCACCCTCGCAGGCTTCTGCCGTCCCGGGCGGGCCGAGATCTACTGTGGCCGCCAGCGGATCCTGCTGGAATAA
- the recR gene encoding recombination mediator RecR encodes MKFSPLLDEMMKALQVLPGVGPKSAQRMAFTLLERERSGGLRLASLLNRALTEIGHCSHCRTFTENERCEICTNPKREESGLLCVVESPADVAAIEHTGQFSGRYFVLMGHLSPLDGIGPEELGLEILERRLKDESIEELILATNPTIEGDATAWYIADMARAAGVAVSRIAHGVPVGGELELVDGTTLSHSLMGRQRL; translated from the coding sequence ATGAAATTCAGCCCCCTGCTCGATGAGATGATGAAGGCGCTGCAGGTGCTGCCGGGCGTTGGCCCCAAGTCGGCCCAGCGCATGGCGTTCACCCTGCTCGAGCGCGAGCGCAGCGGCGGCCTGCGTCTGGCCTCCCTGCTCAACCGCGCCCTGACCGAAATCGGTCACTGCAGCCACTGCCGTACCTTCACCGAGAACGAGCGCTGCGAGATCTGCACCAACCCCAAGCGCGAGGAGAGCGGTCTTTTGTGCGTGGTGGAGAGCCCGGCGGACGTGGCCGCCATCGAGCACACCGGCCAGTTCTCCGGTCGCTACTTCGTGCTGATGGGGCACCTGTCACCCCTTGACGGCATAGGCCCCGAGGAGCTGGGGCTGGAGATCCTGGAGCGCCGCCTGAAGGATGAATCCATTGAGGAGTTGATCCTCGCCACCAACCCGACCATCGAGGGGGATGCCACCGCCTGGTATATCGCCGACATGGCCCGCGCCGCCGGGGTGGCGGTGAGTCGCATCGCCCACGGGGTGCCGGTGGGAGGCGAGCTGGAGCTGGTGGATGGCACCACGCTGTCCCACTCCCTGATGGGGCGCCAGCGCCTCTAG
- the htpG gene encoding molecular chaperone HtpG, whose translation MTQSVHAETHGFQTEVKQLLSLMAHSLYSNKEVFLRELISNASDAADKLRFKALSDASLFENDGQLRVRLVVDKENKTLTISDNGIGMTRDQVIEHLGTIAKSGTAEFFKHLSGDQGKDSQLIGQFGVGFYSAFIVADKVTVISRAAGTDASQGVQWESEGEGSFTVADVTKETRGTDVILHLRAEEEEFLDDWRLRSVVSKYSDHISVPVEMYKEGTPDREEDGETIVGTPGEWEQVNRATALWTRNPKDIKEEEYQEFYKHVAHDFEDPLLWGHNRVEGAQEYTSLLYIPARAPFDLYNREQKHGLKLYVQRVFIMDDAEQFMPTYLRFVKGVLDSNDLPLNVSREILQDNKVTASLRKACSKRVLTMLNKLAKEDGEKYAKFWSEFGNVLKEGPAEDYANREEIAKLLRFASTAGEGEAQTVSLEEYVGRMKEGQQKIYYITADSFAAAKNSPHLEIFRKKGVEVLLMWERVDEWLMSHLTEFDGKQLVSVTRGELDLGELEDEASKQAQEEAEKANAGLVERVKQSLGESIKEVRVTHRLTDSPSCIVTDDNGMSTQMIKLMRAAGQPVPEQKYILELNPEHALVKKLDTIEDESLFGEWVSLLHEQAQLAEQGGLNDPASFVARINRLLLQA comes from the coding sequence ATGACCCAAAGTGTTCACGCCGAAACCCACGGCTTTCAAACCGAAGTCAAACAACTGCTGAGCCTGATGGCTCACAGCCTCTACTCCAACAAAGAAGTATTCCTGCGCGAGCTGATCTCCAACGCCTCCGATGCGGCGGACAAGCTGCGCTTCAAGGCGCTTTCCGATGCCTCTTTGTTCGAAAACGACGGCCAGCTGCGCGTGCGCCTAGTGGTGGACAAAGAGAACAAAACCTTGACCATCTCGGACAACGGCATCGGCATGACCCGTGACCAGGTGATCGAACACCTGGGCACCATCGCCAAGTCCGGCACCGCCGAGTTCTTCAAGCACCTCTCCGGTGATCAGGGTAAAGACTCCCAGCTGATCGGTCAGTTCGGGGTGGGCTTCTACTCCGCCTTCATCGTCGCCGACAAGGTGACCGTCATCTCCCGCGCCGCTGGCACTGACGCCAGCCAGGGCGTGCAGTGGGAATCCGAAGGGGAAGGCTCCTTCACCGTGGCGGATGTGACCAAGGAAACGCGCGGTACCGACGTCATCCTGCACCTGCGTGCCGAGGAAGAGGAGTTCCTGGACGACTGGCGCCTGCGCTCCGTGGTCAGCAAATACTCCGACCACATCAGCGTGCCGGTTGAGATGTACAAGGAAGGGACGCCGGATCGGGAGGAAGACGGTGAAACCATCGTCGGCACCCCGGGCGAGTGGGAGCAGGTCAACCGCGCCACCGCACTCTGGACCCGTAATCCGAAAGACATCAAGGAAGAGGAGTACCAGGAGTTCTACAAGCACGTCGCCCACGACTTTGAGGATCCGCTGCTCTGGGGCCACAACCGGGTGGAAGGGGCACAGGAGTACACCAGCCTGCTCTACATCCCGGCCCGTGCGCCCTTTGATCTCTACAACCGCGAGCAGAAGCACGGTCTCAAGCTCTACGTGCAGCGCGTCTTCATCATGGATGACGCCGAGCAGTTCATGCCGACCTACCTGCGCTTCGTGAAAGGGGTGCTGGACTCCAACGATCTGCCGCTCAACGTCAGCCGTGAAATTTTGCAGGACAACAAGGTCACCGCCTCCCTGCGCAAGGCCTGCTCCAAGCGCGTCTTGACCATGCTGAACAAGCTGGCGAAAGAGGATGGCGAGAAGTACGCCAAGTTCTGGAGCGAGTTCGGCAACGTCTTGAAAGAAGGCCCGGCCGAGGATTACGCGAACCGCGAAGAGATCGCCAAACTCCTGCGCTTTGCCAGCACCGCCGGTGAAGGGGAAGCCCAGACCGTCTCCCTGGAAGAGTACGTCGGCCGCATGAAGGAAGGTCAGCAGAAGATCTACTACATCACTGCCGACAGCTTCGCCGCCGCCAAGAACAGCCCGCACCTCGAGATCTTCCGCAAGAAGGGCGTCGAAGTGCTGCTGATGTGGGAGCGCGTCGACGAGTGGCTGATGAGCCACCTCACCGAGTTCGACGGCAAGCAGCTGGTTTCCGTCACCCGTGGCGAGCTGGATCTGGGCGAGCTGGAAGACGAGGCTTCCAAACAGGCGCAAGAAGAGGCCGAGAAGGCCAACGCCGGTCTGGTGGAGCGGGTCAAGCAGAGCCTGGGAGAGAGCATCAAGGAGGTGCGCGTCACCCATCGCCTGACCGATTCCCCCTCTTGCATCGTCACCGACGACAACGGCATGAGCACCCAGATGATCAAGCTGATGCGCGCAGCCGGCCAGCCGGTGCCGGAGCAGAAGTACATCCTGGAGCTCAACCCGGAGCACGCGCTGGTGAAGAAGCTCGATACCATCGAGGACGAGAGTCTGTTCGGTGAGTGGGTGAGCCTGCTGCACGAACAGGCCCAGCTGGCCGAGCAGGGTGGCCTCAACGATCCGGCGAGCTTCGTCGCCCGCATCAACCGCCTGCTACTCCAGGCGTGA
- the adk gene encoding adenylate kinase, which produces MRIVLLGAPGAGKGTQAQFIMEKHGIPQISTGDMLRAAIKAGTELGLKAKAVMDAGQLVSDDIIIGLVKERIAQADCANGFLLDGFPRTIPQAQAMKDAGVVVDFVLEFDVPDEEIVKRMSGRRVHSGSGRTYHVVFNPPKVEGKDDVTGEDLVIRADDEETTVRKRLDVYHQQTAPLIGFYGQEAEAGNTRYVKIDGTQPVDQVSQQLAAILG; this is translated from the coding sequence ATGCGCATTGTTCTGTTGGGAGCACCGGGTGCAGGTAAAGGCACTCAGGCTCAGTTCATCATGGAAAAACACGGTATTCCGCAGATCTCCACCGGCGACATGCTGCGTGCGGCGATCAAGGCGGGCACCGAGCTGGGCCTCAAGGCCAAGGCCGTGATGGACGCAGGTCAGCTCGTCTCCGACGACATCATCATCGGCCTGGTCAAAGAACGTATCGCGCAAGCGGATTGCGCCAACGGCTTCCTGCTGGACGGCTTCCCGCGCACCATCCCCCAGGCGCAAGCCATGAAGGATGCCGGTGTGGTGGTGGACTTCGTGCTGGAGTTCGACGTGCCGGACGAAGAGATCGTCAAGCGCATGAGCGGCCGCCGTGTTCACTCCGGCTCCGGCCGTACCTACCACGTGGTGTTCAACCCGCCGAAGGTTGAAGGCAAGGATGACGTGACCGGCGAGGATCTGGTGATCCGTGCCGACGACGAAGAGACCACAGTGCGCAAGCGTCTGGATGTGTACCATCAGCAGACTGCGCCGCTCATCGGTTTCTACGGTCAAGAAGCCGAAGCGGGCAACACCCGTTACGTCAAGATCGACGGCACCCAGCCGGTGGATCAGGTCAGCCAGCAGTTGGCGGCGATCCTGGGCTGA